The Deltaproteobacteria bacterium genome segment ACATCGAAAGCATTTGACTTGGGCTGACCATTTCTTTATGGTCCGCGCGTTTCCACCGTTGAGCCGGGAGGGGCTTCGTGGTGGTTGGAAAGCACCGGGCCCACTTCGATTGTCGACGCGCGGCTTTGCGCCGCTGCGGGCTCGTGCGCCCTTCACGGTGACGCCACGATGACCCTCGTCGAATCCATCATCCTCGGGCTCTATTTCTTGGTCATGGTGGTGCTGTCCGTGTACGGATCGCACCGCTACGTGATGGCGTTTCTGTACTACCGCCACAAGTTCAAGATCGCGACGCCGGCCGGCAAGCTGAAGGAGCTGCCCCGCGTCACCGTGCAGCTGCCGGTCTTCAACGAGATGTACGTGGTGGAGCGGCTCATCGACGCCGTCTGCCGCATCGAGTACCCGCGCGAGCTCCTGGAGATCCAGGTCCTCGACGACTCCACCGACGAGACCGTGCAGATCGCCCGGGCGTGCGTGGAGAAGTGGAAGGCCAAGGGCCTCGACGTGGTGTACGTGCACCGCGAGAACCGCTCGGGCTTCAAGGCCGGCGCGCTGGAGAACGGGCTCAAGCTCGCCAAGGGCGAGTTCGTGGCCGTCTTCGACGCCGACTTCGTGCCTGGCACCGACTTCCTGCTCAAGACCGTCCCGTTCTTCGTGGACCCGCGGGTGGGCATGGTGCAGGTGCGCTGGGGCCACCTGAACCGCGGCTACAGCGCGCTCACCGAGGCGCAGAGCATCTTCCTCGATGGCCACTTCGTCATCGAGCACACCGCGCGCAACCGCTCGGGCCGCTTCTTCAACTTCAACGGCACCGCGGGCATCTGGCGCCGCCAGACGATCATCGACGCCGGCGGCTGGCAGCACGACACCCTCACCGAGGACCTGGACCTCAGCTACCGCGCCCAGATCCACGGCTGGAAGTTCCTCTTCCTGCCCGACGTGGAGAGCCCCGCCGAGGTGCCGGTGGAGATGACGGCCTTCAAGAGCCAGCAGCACCGCTGGGCCAAGGGCTCCATCCAGACGGCGCGCAAGCTCCTGCCCACGATCTTGAAGAGCAAGCTGCCCACGCCGGTGAAGCAGGAGGCGTTCTTCCACCTCACGGCCAACATGGCCTACTTGCTGATGGTGGTGCTCAGCGTGCTGATGCCCATCAGCATGGTGATCCGCTTCCGCCACGGCTGGTACGGCGTGCTGCTGCTCGACTTCCCCTTCTTCATCACGGCCACGGCCAGCGTGGTGTTCTTCTACTTCGCCAGCCAGAAGGAAGTGGGACAGTCCGGCTGGGAGAGCCTCAAGTACGTGCCCTTCGTGATGAGCCTCGGCATCGGCATGAGCCTGAACAACGCCAAGGCCGTCATCGAGGCGCTCTTGGGCCAGGAGTCGGGCTTCACGCGCACGCCCAAGCTCGGCGTGGAGAAGAACAAGGAGAGCGTGGCCAAGAAGCGCTACCGCGGCAAGTCCAAGGGCTACCTGCCCTGGGTCGAGCTCGGGTTCGGCGCCTATCTCACGCTCGCGGTGTGGTTCGCGCTCGACAACGAGATCTGGTTCTCGCTGCCGTTCCTGGTGCTGTTCCAGGTGGGCTTCCTCTACGTGGGCCTGATGAGCCTGCTCCAGGGCCGCTTCGGCGCCTGGGGTGAGAAGAGCGCCGCGCCCGCGGTCGAGCCCGAGCTCAGCGCCTAAGCAGCGGAGCTTCCCAAGCGCGCCTTGCGTCCGTCGCGGGCGAGCTCTGCGAGCTCACCGCTGCTGAGCGCGTCGCCCATGTCGAGGCGGCGGGCCTTGCGGTAGTGCGTGGCGCACAAACCCTTGGCCACCGCGCGCCGGTTGCACGCCGGGACCATGCAGCCCGTGGCCGAGCCCGAGCCCTTGGGTCGGCCCGGACCGCGCCGCACCGCCGGCCGCGCCGACGGCTCGAAGCCGCTCTGCATCACCGACGTCTCCACGCCGCGCACCAGCGCCGCGCCCAGCCGCTGCCCCAGCTCGTAGACGATGCGCTCCAGCGCCCCGGCGGGGACGGCGAGAGAGTCCTGCGTGCGGCCGCGCGGCATGGGCTGCTCCTGGAAAGGGGTGGCTCGAGACGGCGGGATGATAGCCAGCCAATCCGCACATTCCAGTCGGACTGGGTAGGAATCGTCCAGGATTTCATTGTGCGGATCGTGTCCGCTGGGATGCACCGCCCTGGCGCAGGCTGCGCCGAGGTGGAACAGGCCGCTGCGCCAGATTGGCGCAGCTCGCTCCGGGCCGAGCCGCCAAGCGCACGAAATCCGTCGGCGCTTCGCGCGGCACGGGCTTGGCAATCCTGGCGGGCGTCGTTTCCACGCGAGGAGCCCACACATGGCCACGGTGCATGCGCTGAATGCCCAGAGTCGAGGTGAAGCCGCCCTCTCGTCGCGGCCGCGCGAGTACGACGGCTGGCGCGCGGGCCGCCCGGTGGAGGATCCCGACAAGCTCAAGCGCTGGGGCTTCGTCACTGCGCGGCCGAGCGAGTACCTGGTGCACGTGCGCCGCGGGCGGGTGCTCACGCGCAGCTCGGGGCAGGGCGCCACCTGCTTCAAGTGGCCCTGGGACGCGGTGGCGGTGGTGCCCACCAGCCTGCAGCGGCTCTCCTTCCGCGCCGACCAGGTGACCGCCGAGCGCGTGGGCGTGGAGGTGGTGGGGCTCGCCGTCTACCGCATCGCCGAGCCGCTGCTCGCGTACCGGGTGCTCAACTTCAGCTACCCCGAGCGCGCGCAGGAGAAGCTCGAGGAGACGCTCACCGCCATGTTCATCGGCGCGGCCCGCCGGCTCATCGCCAACCTGAGCGTGGAGGACTGCCTGCAGAAGCGGAAGAGCGCGCTGGCCTCGGAGCTCTTGCGCGAGATCGCCCCGGTGGTGGGCGGCAAGGGCGCGCTCGGCGACGGCACGGCGCAGGGCTGGGGCGTGGTGCTCGACACCATCGAGATCCAGGAGGTGCGCGTGCTCTCGGAGAAGGTCTTCGCGAGCATGCAGGCGCCCTATCGCAGCGCCTTGGAGCAGCGGGCGCGCGAGGCGAAGGCGGTGGCGGAGCAGGAGGTGCAGACCCGCGAGGCGGCGTGCCGGCGCGCGACCGAAGAGGCCTCGCTGGCCACGGAGTCGGCGCTGGTGGAGGCGGGGGCGCAGCTGGCCATGCGCCGTGCCGCGCTCGAGGCCGAGAAGCAGCAGGCCGAGGTGAGCGCGCGGTGGCGGGTGCGCGAGAGCGAGCTCGCGTCGGCGCGGGCCGAGGCCGAGCAGCAGAGCGAGGCGGCGATTCGCGCGCTCGCGCGGGCGCAGGCGGAGGCGCAGGCCGCGGTGCAGGCGCACGCGGCGCGCGCGGAGGCGCAGGCCCACGACGCGGAGCTGCGGCGGGTGGAGGGCGCGCTGGAGGCGGAGCTGAAGACGCTGACGGCGGGGGCGATTCGCGCGCAGGGCGAGGCCGAGGCGGCCGTGGCCTGGCAGAAGGCGCGGGTGGAGTCGGAGCGCGCGGTCTCGCAGGCCCGCATCATCCACGCCCAGAAGCTGCCCGAGCTGGCGGCGGCGGTGGGTCAGCGCATCGGCGAGGTGAAGATCGCGCAGTACGGCGGCGGCGACGCGAACCCGTTCGCGAGCATCACCCAGGCCGTGGGCGCGGTGCTGGATCTCGTCCGCGAACCTGCGAAGGCGAAGTAGCCGCTACGGCCCGCCGTCGCTCGAGCTGGCGCCCGACGTCGGGTCGTAGAACTCGAGGTGCGGCGTGGTGTCCTTCACCGGGTGGCCCTGCTGCAGCTTGGTGTGGAGCTGGGCGTGGGCGATGTAGAGCTTGGTGGCGCCGGTGAGCTGCGACGCGCTCGCGAACCAGCCCACCGCGCCCTGGGTCCACTTCTTCTTTACCGTCCAGGAGCTGGTGCCGTGCTGGGCCAGGCGCAGGTCGTTGCCGGTGGAGTTGTGGTACGCGGCCCAGAGCGTGCCGTCGGCGGCGAACTTGAGGTGCACGTTGCCGCCCACGTACGACGGGCCGTCGCCGGTGGCGGGCTCGTGGCCATCGTCGATGACGGCGTCGCTGGGGTTGGTGGTCAGGGCGAGCGTGGTGCCGAGGTAGAGCTTGAGGCCCCGCGTCGTGGCGTCGTGGTAGGCGATGGCGATGCGGTGCTGCCCGCCCGGCTCCACGGCCAGGTTGGAGAACATGCCCACGTCGTCGCAGGTGCTGGCGTTGGCGGAGCAGCCGTCGTCGATGGTCACCGGGCTGAGCGTGCCGGTGCCCGTCGCCGCGCGGAGCACCTTGTTCAGGTGGTCGTAGTAGGCCACCACGATGCTCGAGCCGTTGAAGGCGACGGACGGGTAGAGGCCCACGCCCGCGGGGATGTTGAGCAGCGGCTTGGCGGTGAAGAGGGTGGCGCAGGCCGCGCCCGAGCCGTCGTTCGCGCAGACGTTGCCGCTGCCGCAGATGCCGCAGCCGCTCGCGCTCTGCGAGCAGACGCCGTTGCCGTTGCTGTCCGTGACGCACACCTGGCCCGAGCCGCAGCCGTAGCAGTTGGGCGCGGGGATCGCGGCGCACTCCACGAAGCTCGTGCTCCAGTCGCTCGGATGAGCCGGATTGGCGCTGGAGGCCTTGGCGAGCTTCACGCCGGTCACGAGGTCCGGGTGGGTGTTGTCGCCGCCGGGGCACTGCGTGGAGCCCGTGGCGCCAGCGCGCTGGAAGTAGGCGATGACCGGCTTGCCCGACGGGTCGAGCGCGATGGAGGTGTAGAGGCCCACGTCGCCGTTGCTGTCCACGGTCTGCGTGGTCCAGCTCTTGTCCGTGCCGCGGATCGCGAGCTTCAAGTCGCCGTGATCCACGTCGTAGTAGCTCACGAAGAGCCGGCCGGTGCTGTCGGCCACGATGCTGGTGTACTCGCCCACGTTCGAGCCCGGGTCGGAGATGCCGCCGCGCGGACCGGAAGGGCCCGCCACGATCGTTCCGCCGTCGGGCACGCCGTCCACGTACTCGGTCGCGGTGACCGCGCCGGTGTTGTCGTAGTAGCGGACCACGAGGTCGCCGTACTGGCCGTCGTACATCGACACCGCCACGTGGCCGTCCGACATCGCCGTCGACGCCGAGTAGCGGCCGAGGTCGTTGGAGGTGAGCGGCGGGAGCTCGTCGCACTCGCAGGTCACCGCGTGGTTGTTGCAGCTGTCCCAGATGTTGTTGGGGTCGGTCTCCATGGGCAGGAAGCCCGCGCCGCAGGAGATCTGGCAGCGATCGCCGTAGTCCCAGCAGGTGTTCGTCTGCGGGATGCAGATGTTGCCGTCGTCGCAGTGGCCGCTGCAGGGCGGGCTGGCCACGCAGAAGCCGCGGAAGCAGGAGAGGCCGGTGTCGCAGGCGTGGGTGGCGTCGCAGGGCGCGTAGCCGCAGACCTGGTCCGTCTTGCCCTGGCCGTCGGTGTACGTGAGGCACACGCGGTCCGAGCCCGGATCTCCGCAGTCGGAGTCGCCGTTGGGGCACTCGATGCGCTGGTCGAAGCAGTGGCCGTCGCGCTTGCAGATCTGGCCGGGGCAGCAGTCCGAGCTCTGCTTGCAGGTTCGGGCGGCGAACTCGCAGCAGTTCTCACCGGCCTCGGCGGTGCAGGCGTCGTGGTCGGGGCAGTCGGCGTCCTTGCTGCACGACTTCGCGCCCGAGGCGCACACGCCGGCCTTTTGGAGCGGCGTGTCCTTGTGACACTTGCAGTCGCTGAGCACGAGCGCGATCGCGAAGAGCGGAAGCGCCAGGGAAATCCGCGGGAACGGCGAGACCATGCCGGTCGCCTCCAGAAGCGAAGTCATCGTTCGGCCGAGCGCCGAGTGTACGACCCCGCTTACCACGTTCTCAAGGTGCCGTGATGCCCACTGCGCCAGCGTCGACGCTCTGCGTCACAACTCCGGCATCGATCAGCGCTCCAGCGTCGACGGGTCCAGGCGTGCCCGCGTCGACGGGAGCAGCGATCGGCGCGGCGCCGGCATCGCTCGGACCGGCGTCAATCGGCGCGGCGATCGGCGCACCCGCATCGGTTGGCGCTGGTGCCGGACCCGCGTCGATGAGCGCCGCGGGAGGCGTCGCGGCGCCGGCATCGGGCGGGGGCACGCGCACCAGCACGTGCTCCACGAAGTCGGGGTGCAGCGGGTCCTCGGGCTTGCAGTCCTCGCCCAGCTTCACCTGCTGCACGGTGCGGAACGTCACCGTGGTTCCCACGCAAGCCGTGAACTCGTAGGGGAAGAGCACGGTGCAGGTCTTCGCGCCGGAGAGCGTGGGCGCCTGGGTCGTCGCCGCGCCGCGGACGCCCTCGGGCGTGCGATGGAGCTCGAACACGGCGGCGGGGCTGTTGATGTCCTGGCGGGTGGCGCCGAACTGGCGGAAGGCGCGCACGTGGATCGCGTTGCCGTCGTCGCTCACGTCGTAGCGGAAAGAGGCGTCGTCCTGGAGCTTGTAGGTGCCGGAGAGGTTCAGCTCGCAGCCCGGCGGCACCTGGTTGGGCGGCGGGGGCGGCGGCGGCGGCGTGACCACGGCCTCCGGAGCCTTGGGGCAGGCGGCGAGCGCGAGCAGCGCGGTGACGAGGAGCCTTCGCACGCGGGCATGCTACGCCACGCGCGCTTGCTCGTCTGGAAAACGTCCTGGCCTTGCATTCGGCAGCGGATTGAGCGCCAATTCGCGGCATGCGTCGCGTGCTCGGTTTGGCTCTCGTGCTGGCGTTGGCCGGCTGCAAGGTTCACAACGCCGATCCCACCGAGGAGTCGGGTCAGCTCGGCGGCGAGCGCTGCGCGAACATCCAGGACATGTCGGACGCGATGCACTGCGAGCTGGCGCCGTACATGAGCGGCACGCTCCACGACGAGGCCGCGTTCCGCAAGGCGCTGGAGCAGGTGCGCGATCTCGGCCCGAGCGATCCGGCGTTCTTTCCGGCGCAGAATGGCTGGGCGCAGATCACCCAGACCATGCTCGACACGAAGCAGTACAAGCAGGGCTGCGGCGACTGCCACAAGCTGTATCGCAAGCCCTACAAGGCGAAGTACAGCGGCACGCAGATCCCGTGGAACGACGTGCACGCCGCGCCGACCGCGGCCGCGACGCCGCCGCCGACGAAGTGATCAGAACGCAGTGCCCAGCGCGGCGTTGATGGTCTCGCGCACGTAGCGCACGGCGAGGCCCACGGTGCGCTCGCGCGAGTCGCTCTTCGGCCCGAGCGCGGGCGCGAGCTCCACCAGGTCGCCGCCGACGAGCCCGACTTCTTGACCAAGCCGTCGAATGAGCTCGACGAGGAACTCGGGCTCGAGGCCGTCGGGCTCGGGGGTGCCGGTGGCGTCGGCCCAGGCGGCGTCGGTGCCGTCGATGTCGTTGGAGAAGTAGACGCCCGCGAGCTTCAGCCCGCGCAGGTGGTGGATGATCTCGTCGAGCGCGCGCGCCGGGTTCTCGCGGACCTCTCTGGCCCAGACCTGCTTCAGCCCGAGCGACTCCCAGTGGGCCTTGTCGCGACGGGTGGCGCGGATGCCGACTTGAACCAGCTTGCCGCCGCGGCCGAGCAGCTCGTTGGCGTGGTAGCTCCAGGTGCCGAAGCAGTACTTCACGCCGAGCCGTTCGCTGAGCAGATCGGTGTGCGCGTCGGGCTGGACGATGCCGAAGTTCTGTCCGTGCACGGTCGCCAGCGCGGCCACGGTGGGCCAGGCCACCGAGTGGTCGCCGCCGAGGATGAAGGGCTTCACCTTCTTGTTGAGCTGGAACACGAGCTCCAGCGCGCGCTGGCAGATAGAGAGCGGCGACACGGGCAGCGTGGCGCGGTCGGACTCGGCGAGGTTCGGATACAGCGCGCGCCGGCTGGCGTCGATCTGCGACGCGCTCAGCATCTCGTCGTGGAGGATCTGCGGCACCACGAAGACGTCGCCGATGTCGACCAGCCCGGCGTCCTCGGCGCGCTTGGGAAAGTCCGGGACGGCGTCGAGCAGGCCCACGCGCATGGCCTGCGGCCCGAGGTTGGCGCCGCGCATGAAGCCCGCGCCCACGTCGCTGGGCACGCCGAGGATGACGCCGCGCGCTTGCGGAATCCGCTCCAGCGCGCGCAGGAAGCGCTCCTGCACCCGGGCCTCGTCGCGGGCGCCGTAGAGCCGCTTCTGGAGCTCGAGCTGCTCGGCCTTCCCGGTCGAGACCAGGTACAGCCCGCCGCCAGCCGGGCGCAGGAGGGCAGCGAGCTCGTCGAGCGGCTTCATGGCAAACAAGGTAACACTGCTCAGTTCCTGGTTCCTGGTTCCTGGCCGCAAGTGGATGGACGAGAGCTCGTCCGCTGCCAGGAACGAGCAACCAAGAACCAGGAACTCAATTTCGTTAAGATCGATTCGTCGTGTCCAAGATTCTGCTCGTCGAGAACCACGCCGCCACGCGCGACTACCTCGCGAACGTGCTCCGCTCGGCGGGGCACACGGTGAAGTTGGCCAGCGACGAAGGCCAGGCGTGGGAGCTCTTCGCCACCGAGCGCCCGGACGTGATCGCGGTGAGCCTCCACCACCCGGATGCCGCGCCGCTCGTCGCCCGCGCGCGAGAGACCACCACGGCGATGCCGGTCATCGCCTATGACCACGGGCACCTCTCCAACCTCCTGGGCAAGAGCGCGGCCATGCGCCTCAAGCCCGACGCCTACGTCGCCGACATCTCGCAGCGCGAGCTCCTCGACCAGCTCAGCGCGCTCTCCGGTCGCTGGACCACCCGGCCCGACACCCAGCCTCAAGGTACCGCCGCGCTGCTCGCGCGCGCGCCCGCGCTCCAGGGCCAGCTCCGCGAGGGCACGCTGCCGGCCACGCTGGTCACGCTCGCGCGCACCTTCCGCGATGGCGCCCTGGTGCTGCAGCAAGGCGAGATCGAGCGGCGCTTGTATTTGCGGCTGGGCGTGCCGGTGAGCTTCGAGTCCACCGAGCGGAGCGAGGCGTTCGATCGCTGGGCCGTGGAGGTCGGGAAGATCACCGAGGCCCAGCTCGCCGAGGCGTTGCGCGAGCGCGCGGGCGGTGCGCTCTCGCCCGCGGCGTCGCTCGTGGCAGTCGGAGCCGTCGAGCCCGGCCCGCCGCTGATGGCGCTCTTGCGTGAGCACCTGCAAGCGATGCTCGCCAGGCTGGTCGGCATCCGGCAGGGCCGCTTCCGCTTCCACGCCGGCGATGAGTTCCTCACCGAGGTGCAGGCGCTCGAGGTACCCGCGCTGGCGCACGTGCTGGTGGGCGCGCGGGCGCATTTGCCGTTGCGCGTCTTCCTGTCGACGCTGCTTCCGGATCGCGCGCGCTTCCCGCGGCGCAGCGACGACTTCTCGGAGCACCTCGCGCAGCTCGGCCTGCAGCCGCGCGATCTCCGCCTCGCTCTGGAGCTCAACGGCGAGCACAGCGTGGACGAGCTCCTCGCCGCGCGGCGCAGCCAGCTCCGGGAGATGTCGTCGCTGCTGTGGTTCCTGCGCCTGGCGGATGTGCTCAGCTTCGAGGCCACGCGCAAGCCGCTCGAGCGCGGAAGCACCCCGCTGCCCCTGGCCGCCGAGAGGCTCAAGCCGCTGCCGTCGGAGCAGCTCGCCGAGGTTCGCGAGAGCGCGCTGGCGGTGCTGCCGTCGACGTACTTCCACGCGCTCGGCGTCGACATCGCCGCCACGCCCGACGAGGTGGAGCAGGCGCTGCTCAAGAGCACCGAGCAGCTGCACCCGGATCGCTTCGCGGGCTTCGACGTCGCCGAGGTCGACGACCTGCTCACCCAGGTGCAGGACCGGCTCACGGCCGCGCACCGCGTCCTCAGCTCGCCGGAGAAGCGGCAGGGCTACCTCGAGCACATCTTCTCGAAGGTGGAGGGGCTGCGCGGGGGGCGGCCCATCGTGGTGTCGGCGGAGGTTGCGCTGAAGGAAGCGGAGCGGGCCCTGCGCAACCGGCGCGCGAGCGATGCGCTGGAGCGTGTGCGGGCCGCGGCGTCGCTCGCCCCCAAAGAACCCGACTTCCAGGCCCGGCTGGCGATGCTGGAGCTGCTCGATCGCAGCCGCTCGGATGCCGAGCGGCGGGCCAACGCGCGCAAGGCGGCGAAGAAGGCGCTCACGCTCGATCCCGAGCACGCGCACGCGATGCTGGCGCTGGCCATGCTCGCGCGCGAAGAGGGTGACTTGAGCGAGGCGCGCAAGCTCACCCTCGCCGCGCTCAAGCTGCGCCCCAAGCTGGAGCTGGCGCGGTGGCTGCTGCGCGAGCTCAACCGCGTGCCGTGACGATCGCCCGCGGCTCGGTGAAGTCCTCCATCGCGTAGCGCACGCCTTCGCGGCCCAAGCCCGAGCCCTTCACGCCGCCGTACGGGTACGCGTCGGAGCGGAAGCTCGGGGAGTCGTTCACGATGAGGCCGCCCACCTCGATCACTTCCGACGCGCGTCGCACCCGGCGGAGGTCGTGCGTGAAGATCGCCGCCTGCAAGCCCCAGGGCGAGTCGTTGACGCGCGCGTAGGCCTCGGCGTCGTCGCTGAAGCCGTCGAGCAGCGCCACCGGGCCGAAGACCTCTTCGCGCGCGATGGTCGCGTCGCTGGGGACGCCGCTGAGGATCGTCGCGGGCAGCATGCGGCCGTTGCGAGCGCCGCCCACCAGCTCCTTCGCGCCGCGCTGCTTCGCGTCGTCGATCCAGCTCGTGATGCGTAAGGCGGCCTTGTCGTCGATGACCGGGCCGATGACGGTCTTCTCGTCGAGCGGATCGCCCATGGGCAGCGCGCGGGTGCGCTCCAGCAGCTTGGCGGTGAACGCCTCGCGGACCTTCTCGGCCACGAAGATGCGCTGCACCGAGATGCACACCTGGCCCGCGTAGTTGAAGGCGCTGAGCGCGATGCGCTGCGCGGCCCAGTCGAGATCCGCGTCGTCGAAGACGATGGCCGCCGCGTTGCCGCCCAGCTCCAGCACCACCTTGGCGCGCGCGGCCTTCTCGCGCAGGTGCCAGCCCACCTTGGCGCTGCCGGTGAACGAGACCACCCGCACGCGCGGATCCGTCGCCAGCGTCTCGGCGAGGGCGTTGTCGCAGGGCAGCACCGAGAGGGCGCCCCCGGGGAGCCCGGCCTGCGCGGCGATCTCCGCGACGAAAAGCGCCGCGCTCGGCGCCTGCGGCGGCGGCTTCCAGACGATGGGCGCGCCCACCGCCAGCGCCGGCGCGACCTTGTGCGCGCCGAGGTTGAGCGGAAAGTTGAACGGCGAGATGGCCACGGCGACGCCCGAGGGCACCTTGCGGACCACGCACTCGTAGCCGCGGCTGGCGTCGTCGAGGTCGATGGGCACGACCTCGCCTCGATGTGCGGTCACCTCGGCCGCCGCCTGGGTGAAGGTCTCCACCGCGCGACGCACCTCCACGCGCGCCGGCATGATGGGCTTGCCCGCCTCGAGGGCGATGCTCCGCGCGATCTCCTCCGTGCGCTCGGAGATGCCGCGGGCGATCGCCGTCAGCCAGCTTCGGCGCTGGCCGGCGGTGCTCGCGGCGAACGGCTCGCGCGCAGCGCTGGCGCGGGCGAGCGCTTCCTCGACCTCTGCTGGCCCAGCCTGCGAGACGTCCGCCACCGGCTCACCGGAGAACGGCGAGCGCACCGCGGCACCGCGCGTGGTCACGAAGCGTCCGGCGAGGAAGAGCGGGCGGGCCATGAGGGAGATCTAACCTGCCCGGGTGGCGTTGCCCCCGCGAAATGTGGCTCGTGCCTCAGGCGACGGTTCTCGCTAGCATGGCCGCTTCGCGGGCGTTTCCGGAGCGTGCATGTCGGCCGACGAGTCCGAGGAGTCGTGGCAGACCGGTGATCGGGCGCGGGCCTCGCGCGGGCGCCGGCCGGAGATGCGCGTGCTCTCGCGCACCTTGCCGCGCTTCCTCGCCGCCCACCGCGCCGCCGGCTTGAACACCGACGCGCTCCTCGCCGAGCTCGGCCTCCCGCTGGGAAGCGATCAGCTCGCGGCCGTCGAGATCGCCCTCGAACCGCTCCGCACGGCGACGGATCGCATCGCCGAGGAGCTCCGCGAGCCCACGCTCGGGCTTCGGCTCGCGCGGTCGCTTCCTGCCACGGCGATGGGCCTGGTGGAGCTCGCCCTTCGCGCCGCGCCCACGCTGAACGAGGGGCTCGAGCGCTTTGGCCGCTACAGCGCGCTCTTCTGCCCGCTCGAGCAGGTGGAGCTGGCCGTCCGCGGCAACGAGGCGGAGCTCGCCCACCGCGTCCCGGGCACGCGCCGCGCGCTCGGCCGGCAGGGCAACGAGCTCTTCTTGGCCTGGCTGGTGCGCACGATTCGCGAGGTCCTGGGGCAGGCGTGGTCGCCCATCGAGATCTGCCTGGCCCACGCGGCGCCGCCGGAAGCCGACGCGCTCGCCAAGGCCTTTGCGCCCGCGGAGCTGCGCTTCGCCATGGGCTTCAACGCCCTGCGCTTTCCCGCGGCGGACCTCGCCAGGCGCAGCGTGACCGCGGACCCGGACATCCTCGCGATGGTCGACGGA includes the following:
- a CDS encoding glycosyltransferase family 2 protein, with product MTLVESIILGLYFLVMVVLSVYGSHRYVMAFLYYRHKFKIATPAGKLKELPRVTVQLPVFNEMYVVERLIDAVCRIEYPRELLEIQVLDDSTDETVQIARACVEKWKAKGLDVVYVHRENRSGFKAGALENGLKLAKGEFVAVFDADFVPGTDFLLKTVPFFVDPRVGMVQVRWGHLNRGYSALTEAQSIFLDGHFVIEHTARNRSGRFFNFNGTAGIWRRQTIIDAGGWQHDTLTEDLDLSYRAQIHGWKFLFLPDVESPAEVPVEMTAFKSQQHRWAKGSIQTARKLLPTILKSKLPTPVKQEAFFHLTANMAYLLMVVLSVLMPISMVIRFRHGWYGVLLLDFPFFITATASVVFFYFASQKEVGQSGWESLKYVPFVMSLGIGMSLNNAKAVIEALLGQESGFTRTPKLGVEKNKESVAKKRYRGKSKGYLPWVELGFGAYLTLAVWFALDNEIWFSLPFLVLFQVGFLYVGLMSLLQGRFGAWGEKSAAPAVEPELSA
- a CDS encoding arginase family protein is translated as MKPLDELAALLRPAGGGLYLVSTGKAEQLELQKRLYGARDEARVQERFLRALERIPQARGVILGVPSDVGAGFMRGANLGPQAMRVGLLDAVPDFPKRAEDAGLVDIGDVFVVPQILHDEMLSASQIDASRRALYPNLAESDRATLPVSPLSICQRALELVFQLNKKVKPFILGGDHSVAWPTVAALATVHGQNFGIVQPDAHTDLLSERLGVKYCFGTWSYHANELLGRGGKLVQVGIRATRRDKAHWESLGLKQVWAREVRENPARALDEIIHHLRGLKLAGVYFSNDIDGTDAAWADATGTPEPDGLEPEFLVELIRRLGQEVGLVGGDLVELAPALGPKSDSRERTVGLAVRYVRETINAALGTAF
- a CDS encoding molecular chaperone DnaJ; translated protein: MSKILLVENHAATRDYLANVLRSAGHTVKLASDEGQAWELFATERPDVIAVSLHHPDAAPLVARARETTTAMPVIAYDHGHLSNLLGKSAAMRLKPDAYVADISQRELLDQLSALSGRWTTRPDTQPQGTAALLARAPALQGQLREGTLPATLVTLARTFRDGALVLQQGEIERRLYLRLGVPVSFESTERSEAFDRWAVEVGKITEAQLAEALRERAGGALSPAASLVAVGAVEPGPPLMALLREHLQAMLARLVGIRQGRFRFHAGDEFLTEVQALEVPALAHVLVGARAHLPLRVFLSTLLPDRARFPRRSDDFSEHLAQLGLQPRDLRLALELNGEHSVDELLAARRSQLREMSSLLWFLRLADVLSFEATRKPLERGSTPLPLAAERLKPLPSEQLAEVRESALAVLPSTYFHALGVDIAATPDEVEQALLKSTEQLHPDRFAGFDVAEVDDLLTQVQDRLTAAHRVLSSPEKRQGYLEHIFSKVEGLRGGRPIVVSAEVALKEAERALRNRRASDALERVRAAASLAPKEPDFQARLAMLELLDRSRSDAERRANARKAAKKALTLDPEHAHAMLALAMLAREEGDLSEARKLTLAALKLRPKLELARWLLRELNRVP
- a CDS encoding aldehyde dehydrogenase family protein, which translates into the protein MARPLFLAGRFVTTRGAAVRSPFSGEPVADVSQAGPAEVEEALARASAAREPFAASTAGQRRSWLTAIARGISERTEEIARSIALEAGKPIMPARVEVRRAVETFTQAAAEVTAHRGEVVPIDLDDASRGYECVVRKVPSGVAVAISPFNFPLNLGAHKVAPALAVGAPIVWKPPPQAPSAALFVAEIAAQAGLPGGALSVLPCDNALAETLATDPRVRVVSFTGSAKVGWHLREKAARAKVVLELGGNAAAIVFDDADLDWAAQRIALSAFNYAGQVCISVQRIFVAEKVREAFTAKLLERTRALPMGDPLDEKTVIGPVIDDKAALRITSWIDDAKQRGAKELVGGARNGRMLPATILSGVPSDATIAREEVFGPVALLDGFSDDAEAYARVNDSPWGLQAAIFTHDLRRVRRASEVIEVGGLIVNDSPSFRSDAYPYGGVKGSGLGREGVRYAMEDFTEPRAIVTARG
- a CDS encoding AraC family transcriptional regulator, with protein sequence MSADESEESWQTGDRARASRGRRPEMRVLSRTLPRFLAAHRAAGLNTDALLAELGLPLGSDQLAAVEIALEPLRTATDRIAEELREPTLGLRLARSLPATAMGLVELALRAAPTLNEGLERFGRYSALFCPLEQVELAVRGNEAELAHRVPGTRRALGRQGNELFLAWLVRTIREVLGQAWSPIEICLAHAAPPEADALAKAFAPAELRFAMGFNALRFPAADLARRSVTADPDILAMVDGRAERVFGQSQTDDVLARIRTEIQEQMRDGRPTLQTVAEKLGASPRTLQRRLDAHNTTFNDLVEATRLALAKEFLASPRLGLKEIAFRLGYSDLTTFIRAFKRVTALTPLEFRKKAGAG